One window of Paludibacter propionicigenes WB4 genomic DNA carries:
- a CDS encoding phosphoglycerate kinase encodes MQTIDKFNFAGKKAIVRVDFNVPLNKETGAVTDDTRIRGALPTIKKILADGGSVILMSHMGRPKQNPDPKFSLKQIISAVEDRVGQKIQFAEDCANADAQAAALKAGEILLLENLRFYEEEEGKPRGEFATDEEKKEAKKALKAKQKEFAKKLAGYADVYVNDAFGTAHRAHGSTAVIAEYFSTENKMFGFLINSELIAMDKVLKEAQAPFTAIMGGAKVSDKILIIENLLDRVQNLIIGGGMTYTFIKAQGGEIGNSLCEVDKLDLALEILNKAKAKGVNVYIPTDAVNADKFAADAETCISKTNETPAGWMGLDIADETIATFSEVIANSKTVLWNGPMGVFEMEKFAKGTTAIAHAVATATSKGAFSLIGGGDSVAAINKNNLADKVSYVSTGGGAMLEYMEGKVLPGIEAIRGF; translated from the coding sequence ATGCAAACAATTGACAAATTTAATTTTGCCGGTAAAAAGGCAATAGTTCGTGTGGACTTTAATGTTCCTTTGAATAAAGAAACCGGTGCCGTTACCGACGATACCCGTATTCGCGGAGCATTGCCTACAATTAAAAAGATTTTAGCTGATGGCGGTTCTGTAATTTTGATGTCTCACATGGGTCGTCCGAAACAAAACCCGGATCCTAAGTTTTCGTTGAAACAAATTATTTCTGCAGTTGAAGATCGCGTAGGACAAAAGATACAATTTGCTGAAGACTGTGCCAATGCTGATGCACAAGCTGCTGCATTGAAAGCCGGCGAAATCTTATTGCTCGAAAACCTTCGTTTTTATGAAGAAGAAGAAGGCAAACCACGTGGCGAATTTGCTACCGACGAAGAAAAGAAAGAAGCTAAAAAAGCATTGAAAGCTAAACAAAAAGAATTTGCTAAGAAATTGGCAGGCTACGCCGATGTTTATGTAAACGATGCATTCGGAACTGCTCACCGTGCTCACGGTTCTACCGCTGTTATTGCCGAATACTTCTCTACTGAAAATAAAATGTTCGGATTCCTTATCAACAGCGAGTTGATTGCTATGGATAAAGTATTGAAAGAAGCTCAGGCTCCTTTTACAGCTATCATGGGTGGTGCTAAGGTATCTGATAAGATTTTGATTATCGAAAACCTGCTTGACCGCGTTCAGAACCTGATTATCGGTGGTGGTATGACTTATACTTTTATCAAAGCTCAGGGTGGCGAAATTGGTAACTCACTTTGCGAAGTGGACAAACTTGATTTGGCTCTTGAAATTTTGAACAAAGCAAAAGCAAAAGGCGTAAATGTATACATCCCTACTGATGCTGTAAACGCTGATAAATTTGCTGCTGATGCTGAAACCTGCATTTCGAAAACAAACGAAACTCCTGCCGGATGGATGGGATTGGATATTGCTGACGAAACCATTGCTACTTTCAGCGAAGTAATTGCAAACTCTAAAACTGTTCTTTGGAATGGTCCAATGGGTGTATTTGAAATGGAAAAATTCGCTAAAGGAACTACTGCTATTGCTCACGCTGTGGCAACTGCAACTTCAAAAGGTGCATTCTCGTTGATCGGTGGTGGTGACTCGGTAGCAGCTATCAACAAGAACAACCTGGCTGATAAAGTAAGCTACGTTTCTACCGGTGGTGGTGCTATGCTTGAATACATGGAAGGTAAAGTTCTTCCGGGTATCGAAGCTATCCGTGGATTTTAA
- a CDS encoding outer membrane beta-barrel protein — protein MNKKIYTFFILSCVTFALFGQRTSGNAQSSTANRVASVTIRAVVADSVDNQLIEFSSVRLFNAKTNQLIQGGTTNQNGLIELKNVKTGNYYLIFSFTGYNSKRVEIKEQQFRRTTLNLGTIKLGEANKKLDEVTVNGKMPELVIKEDTMEYNAAAFKTPDGAVVEDLIKRLPGMEVDADGKITTAAGKQITKVRVNGKDFFGNDPKMATKNLTADMVDKVQVIDKKSDMAILTGVDDDEPETIINLTIKKGMMKGWMGNINAGIGQIIDNKNNEDSRYVASGMLNRFTDTEQYSLIGNTNNINERASTDRGNNVMSGRGGAGGGGGGNSGGGGSTSGGNGITSSSLIGFNMAKEVNKKLKIGANISYNYGDTYTKSNSFRENIFTDSVSYRRSNSTSRSISNNFSIGGKMEYQMDSLTTIIFTPTISFNKSSSSSDSYQKSMAGDADSTAVNESKSSSTLHPKGTNLGLQLDVSRKLSAKGRRLSFSGTLNMSESDGVGTNNSTNKFYLSPDKSTVYNQQNANTANRNSYGMRITYVEPIAKNYFIDLLYNVQFNNTVNERETYDFDPITEEYVDLNANYSRSSSVHSVSQNIRANLRVVQPKYSYNIGVSISPSYTDNVGYIKDWFGQGQDSIYNKPTPRKTVNYAPQFEFTYRFNNDKTLRQFLRMRYNGRTNQPSITQLDPSEDVTNPLNIRSGNPDLLPSFDHNISLEYNSNKRTTQSSFSATLTHKFEQNSIINYTTYERGTGVQYTHPVNENGTWSSQADILFTQPLDKKMRFNLNLRTGAGYSNQVGFTLLNKQSERNVTHTATLSPNLSISYKNNWFYGQFRGQVRYSSSNYTMTGLSPRQSTTYHVSYNTQLTFPWSVSLSSDVTYTANRGYSAGYNQNEVLWNAQLSKSFLRNNAGLIRLQLNDILHQRLNMSRSVTTNSVTDTQYTALTSYYMATFTYRFNNAGNRRGAGNRSRMGGMNDNADPSNPDSFSPANGGGTRGGFRGGNFGGGGGGNRIGR, from the coding sequence ATGAATAAGAAAATTTACACCTTTTTTATCTTGAGTTGCGTTACTTTTGCCCTCTTTGGGCAGCGTACTAGCGGAAATGCTCAGAGTTCTACCGCAAACAGAGTTGCTTCGGTTACAATTAGAGCTGTCGTAGCTGATTCTGTTGATAATCAGTTGATAGAGTTTAGCTCTGTGAGGCTGTTTAACGCAAAGACAAATCAATTAATTCAGGGCGGAACTACTAACCAGAATGGTCTAATTGAGCTGAAAAATGTAAAAACGGGAAATTATTATTTGATATTTTCTTTTACCGGCTATAATTCTAAGCGTGTAGAAATAAAAGAGCAGCAGTTTAGAAGAACTACACTCAATCTGGGTACTATCAAGCTCGGTGAGGCGAACAAAAAACTGGATGAAGTTACCGTAAACGGTAAGATGCCGGAACTGGTTATAAAAGAAGATACAATGGAGTATAATGCCGCTGCATTCAAAACTCCTGATGGAGCTGTGGTAGAAGACCTTATAAAACGATTGCCCGGAATGGAAGTGGATGCTGACGGAAAAATTACCACAGCAGCCGGTAAACAGATAACTAAAGTGCGGGTGAATGGTAAAGATTTCTTCGGAAATGACCCCAAAATGGCAACTAAGAACCTCACAGCTGATATGGTTGATAAAGTGCAGGTGATAGATAAAAAATCCGATATGGCTATTCTTACCGGAGTTGATGACGATGAACCGGAAACCATTATTAATCTAACCATTAAAAAAGGTATGATGAAGGGCTGGATGGGGAATATTAATGCAGGTATAGGTCAGATTATTGACAACAAGAACAATGAAGATTCCCGATATGTTGCCAGTGGTATGTTGAATCGATTTACCGATACCGAACAATATTCATTAATCGGAAACACCAATAATATCAACGAAAGAGCCTCAACAGACAGAGGGAATAACGTGATGAGCGGTCGTGGAGGAGCCGGTGGTGGCGGAGGTGGTAATTCTGGCGGAGGCGGAAGTACCAGTGGTGGAAACGGAATTACCAGTTCATCCCTAATCGGCTTCAATATGGCAAAAGAAGTTAATAAGAAACTTAAGATAGGAGCTAATATATCGTATAACTACGGTGATACTTATACCAAAAGTAATAGTTTCAGAGAAAATATTTTTACCGATAGTGTGTCATACCGCCGAAGTAATTCTACTTCTCGCTCTATCAGTAATAACTTCAGCATTGGTGGGAAAATGGAATATCAGATGGATTCATTGACAACGATTATCTTTACTCCGACAATTTCATTTAATAAATCATCAAGCAGCAGTGATTCTTATCAAAAATCAATGGCCGGCGATGCTGACTCTACAGCTGTAAACGAAAGTAAATCTTCCAGTACGCTTCATCCTAAGGGAACTAACCTGGGCTTACAATTGGATGTATCGCGCAAGTTGTCTGCCAAAGGAAGGCGTCTTAGCTTTAGTGGTACATTAAATATGAGTGAGAGTGATGGCGTGGGGACTAATAACTCCACCAATAAATTTTATCTTTCACCCGACAAAAGCACAGTTTATAACCAGCAAAATGCCAATACTGCAAATCGTAACTCGTATGGTATGAGAATCACCTACGTAGAGCCTATTGCAAAGAATTATTTTATCGATTTATTATATAATGTACAGTTTAATAATACTGTCAATGAAAGAGAAACCTATGATTTTGACCCGATAACAGAAGAATATGTTGATTTAAATGCCAACTACAGCCGTAGTTCGTCCGTACATTCGGTAAGTCAAAATATTCGTGCAAATCTGAGAGTTGTTCAGCCTAAATATTCATACAATATAGGTGTTTCTATATCTCCAAGTTATACAGACAATGTAGGGTATATAAAAGATTGGTTCGGTCAGGGACAAGATTCAATCTATAATAAACCGACTCCGCGGAAAACCGTGAACTATGCTCCACAATTCGAATTCACTTATCGTTTTAATAACGACAAAACTTTGAGACAGTTTTTACGTATGCGTTATAACGGTAGAACCAATCAACCGTCGATAACTCAGCTTGACCCATCGGAAGACGTTACCAATCCACTTAATATTCGTAGTGGTAATCCGGATTTGTTACCTTCGTTTGATCATAACATTTCGCTGGAATATAACAGTAATAAGAGAACAACTCAATCTTCTTTCAGTGCAACATTGACTCATAAATTTGAGCAGAATTCGATAATTAATTATACTACTTACGAAAGAGGTACAGGAGTACAATACACACACCCTGTAAATGAGAATGGAACATGGAGTAGTCAGGCTGATATTTTATTTACCCAACCGCTCGATAAAAAAATGCGATTTAATCTGAATTTGCGAACAGGAGCTGGTTACAGTAATCAGGTTGGGTTTACACTGCTCAATAAGCAGAGCGAGCGTAATGTGACTCACACAGCTACTCTTTCGCCTAATTTATCAATAAGTTATAAAAATAACTGGTTTTACGGGCAATTTCGGGGACAGGTTCGCTATAGCTCATCCAATTATACAATGACCGGACTTAGCCCCAGACAATCCACAACATATCATGTTTCTTACAATACTCAGCTTACTTTCCCGTGGTCAGTTTCATTATCATCAGATGTCACCTATACAGCCAACCGTGGATATAGCGCAGGATATAATCAGAATGAAGTACTCTGGAATGCTCAGTTGAGCAAATCATTTTTGCGCAATAATGCTGGATTGATTCGTTTGCAACTAAATGATATTTTGCACCAACGGTTGAATATGAGCCGTAGTGTAACTACAAATTCAGTGACAGATACACAATATACAGCTCTGACAAGCTATTATATGGCAACTTTTACCTATCGGTTTAATAATGCAGGAAACAGAAGAGGTGCAGGTAATCGATCCCGAATGGGTGGAATGAACGATAATGCTGACCCTTCGAATCCAGATAGCTTTAGCCCGGCGAATGGAGGTGGAACCAGAGGCGGCTTTAGGGGCGGTAACTTTGGTGGAGGCGGTGGCGGAAATCGTATCGGCAGGTAA
- a CDS encoding Fur family transcriptional regulator, translating to MLQTHNYLRQFSIKPSVQRSAVMDFLLKNRIHPTIDEIYSALSPTMPTLSKTTVYNTLDLFVERGAVRALAIDEKNARYDVDISAHAHLLCRSCGKVHDIFNLDQSLFQIPQTKFKIDSVEVSYFGICENCSNN from the coding sequence ATGTTGCAAACTCATAATTATTTACGTCAGTTCTCCATAAAGCCTTCTGTACAGCGGTCTGCTGTGATGGATTTTTTGTTGAAAAACCGCATACACCCTACAATCGACGAAATATATTCGGCCTTGAGTCCTACAATGCCAACTTTATCAAAGACGACTGTTTATAATACTCTCGACTTATTTGTTGAGCGTGGAGCAGTACGTGCTTTAGCTATCGATGAAAAAAATGCGCGCTACGATGTGGATATTTCTGCTCATGCTCATTTATTGTGTCGAAGCTGTGGTAAGGTACATGATATCTTTAATCTTGATCAGTCTTTATTTCAAATACCTCAAACCAAGTTTAAGATAGACTCGGTCGAAGTTTCTTATTTTGGTATATGCGAGAACTGTAGCAATAACTAA
- the mdh gene encoding malate dehydrogenase, translated as MSKVTVVGAGNVGATCANVLAFNEVADEVVMLDVKEGVSEGKALDMLQTAALLGFDSKIVGCTNDYAQTANSDVVVITSGIPRKPGMTREELIGVNAGIVKSVAGNILKYSPNAIIVVVSNPMDTMTYLAFKSLGLPKNKVIGMGGTLDSSRFKCYLSKALNANPTEVEGLVIGGHGDTTMIPLTRFASYKGRPVADILDAETLAKVVADTMVGGATLTGLLGTSAWYAPGAAAAYLVESIIHDQKKVIPCCVYLEGEYGQKDICIGVPVLIGKNGVEEIVDYKLNAEEKALFEKSAAAVRATNDVLKEINVL; from the coding sequence ATGTCAAAAGTAACCGTAGTAGGTGCCGGTAATGTAGGTGCCACATGTGCAAATGTACTTGCATTCAATGAAGTAGCTGACGAAGTTGTAATGCTTGATGTGAAAGAAGGCGTATCAGAAGGAAAAGCGTTGGATATGCTTCAAACTGCCGCTTTGTTAGGCTTCGATTCTAAAATTGTTGGTTGCACCAATGATTATGCTCAAACAGCAAATTCAGATGTTGTAGTTATCACTTCAGGTATTCCACGTAAACCGGGTATGACTCGCGAAGAGTTGATTGGTGTAAATGCAGGTATCGTTAAAAGCGTAGCAGGTAATATCCTGAAATACTCTCCAAACGCTATCATTGTTGTGGTTAGTAACCCAATGGATACAATGACTTATTTGGCATTTAAATCATTAGGTCTTCCTAAAAACAAAGTTATCGGTATGGGTGGTACATTGGATAGCTCACGTTTCAAATGCTATTTGAGCAAAGCATTGAATGCTAACCCAACTGAAGTTGAAGGTTTGGTAATCGGTGGTCACGGTGATACTACTATGATTCCGTTGACTCGTTTTGCTTCTTACAAAGGTCGTCCGGTAGCTGATATTCTTGATGCTGAAACATTGGCTAAAGTTGTTGCTGATACTATGGTTGGTGGAGCTACTTTGACCGGTCTTCTTGGAACTTCTGCATGGTATGCTCCGGGAGCTGCTGCTGCTTACCTGGTTGAATCTATCATTCACGATCAGAAAAAAGTTATCCCTTGCTGTGTTTACCTTGAAGGAGAATACGGACAAAAAGATATTTGCATTGGTGTACCAGTATTAATTGGTAAAAACGGTGTTGAAGAAATTGTTGATTACAAACTGAATGCTGAAGAAAAAGCATTGTTCGAAAAGAGCGCTGCTGCAGTACGTGCTACTAACGATGTGTTGAAAGAAATCAACGTATTGTAA